One Capsicum annuum cultivar UCD-10X-F1 chromosome 2, UCD10Xv1.1, whole genome shotgun sequence genomic window carries:
- the LOC107861290 gene encoding protein enabled homolog: MQENNTSPDPNTAGQRSNNVTPPPASPSPALSANGSRAGGGRRVLGTPRRPFYRTTSIVTTTDGIRIYAERDLNDEGSGSSSAGRGFDTCQMTIDLPLSPPRQPHPPRVPNQEAAQGGQAAIGPGSPLPPPQPHPPPVSNQEAAQGGEPGSARRDDAVPGVRGYPDLPDLNLPPEEDGEN; the protein is encoded by the exons ATGCAAGAGAACAATACTTCACCAGATCCCAATACTGCTGGTCAGCGCAGTAACAATGTTACTCCTCCTCCTGCTTCGCCAAGTCCTGCTCTTTCGGCAAACGGATCTAGGGCAGGAGGGGGCAGACGTGTACTAGGGACGCCTCGTCGCCCCTTCTACAGGACCACTTCGATTGTTACAACCACTGATGGCATCCGGATCTATGCAGAGCGGGATTTGAATGATGAAGGATCAGGTTCATCATCAGCTGGAAGAG GATTTGACACGTGTCAAATGACTATTGATCTGCCGCTCTCGCCTCCACGTCAGCCACATCCTCCTCGAGTGCCGAACCAGGAGGCAGCACAAGGAGGACAGGCTGCTATAGGACCAGGTTCGCCCCTGCCTCCACCCCAGCCGCATCCTCCTCCAGTGTCGAACCAGGAGGCAGCACAAGGAGGAGAACCAGGTTCAGCTAGACGCGATGACGCGGTGCCTGGGGTGAGGGGGTACCCTGACTTGCCTGATCTAAACTTGCCACCAGAGGAAGatggagaaaattga